A window of the Lactuca sativa cultivar Salinas chromosome 5, Lsat_Salinas_v11, whole genome shotgun sequence genome harbors these coding sequences:
- the LOC111921047 gene encoding histone H4, which produces MSHIRVIVPSSHSSILLHRRIPTHQGSSSPPLPPIYSNPLVSVFHRLFFVSPPLQKLLLRLSINLKMSGRGKGGKGLGKGGAKRHRKVLRDNIQGITKPAIRRLARRGGVKRISGLIYEETRGVLKIFLENVIRDAVTYTEHARRKTVTAMDVVYALKRQGRTLYGFGG; this is translated from the exons ATGTCACATATCCGCGTGATTGTCCCCTCATCTCACTCGTCCATTCTCTTACATCGGCGGATCCCAACACATCAAGGATCCAGCTCACCCCCACTCCCCCCTATATATTCAAATCCCCTCGTTTCAGTTTTTCATCGTCTGTTCTTCGTTTCCCCTCCTCTACAGAAGCTTTTATTAAG ACTTTCAATCAATTTGAAAATGTCAGGACGTGGAAAGGGAGGAAAGGGATTGGGAAAGGGAGGAGCAAAGCGTCATAGGAAGGTTCTCCGTGACAACATTCAGGGGATCACGAAGCCGGCGATCCGTCGTCTGGCGAGGAGAGGGGGTGTGAAGCGTATCAGTGGTTTGATATACGAAGAGACTCGTGGAGTATTGAAGATCTTTTTGGAGAATGTGATCAGAGACGCTGTTACATACACAGAACATGCTCGCCGGAAAACTGTTACAGCCATGGATGTCGTGTATGCGTTGAAGAGGCAAGGCCGTACTCTTTACGGATTTGGTGGTTAG